The genome window TtggaagcttttttgtttgtctgcTGTTCCAAATATActcttcacaaaaattaggggatatttcaaaatgaatatgaagctataaaatatcccctaatttttgtgagcagcatattagATAATACTGTAAACATTATGTGAGAACTTTCTTTCCTCACCTAACAATGCATCATGGACGTCTCAGGTCAATAACAGAAACCTGTCATCCTTTGAAACAGTCATATAACATTCCACAGTAAAAATGTGCTACATTTAACCATTGTCCTGTTGATAGACAATGAGATTGTTTCTAATTTTCGGCTACCGCCGTCAACACTGTGATAAAGATTCTTTCATGTAGTGTGgtcttaaaaattatgtttctgtTTCTACAGTAAAGCTATTCCAAAGTGGGCTTGGTAGGTCAAAGAGAACATGACGGTTAACGTATGACACATTGCCATGTTTGTTTTCCAAACCTTTCCACTTCTTCCTGCACTATCTATATATTAGTGTTCCCTTTCCCATTTACATCTTAACAACAATGAATGTTACAGCCCTTTTTAATGTTGTTTGCTGTCAAATAAGAGAGAGTCTAAATTATCAAAAGAACTATGCTTTAGTGCTTTCCCTGAACTGAATTCAGAGTCTGTCTGTCCAGGTCTCTGGCTTCTATCATTGGTCTGCTTCATGACTTGACATGTAGACTGGATGCCTGTGGTGGTGTTCCATGGTCAGCAATAGCCTCCAGGAGTCTGTGCCATTGGAACTGTACCAGTAGGAGAAAAGTGTGATACACAGGTCAACACCACTGTTGTCATACACGAAAGATACCTTGACATTCGCTACAATTATTCCACCTTTGCTTACGTCTTCTAATGATGGGGAACCTGCAAAGCTTGGCAGCCTATTCCATGGTAACAAAGCTGAGTTTTACGTCCCATTTAATCTGTACCAGACATGATGAAAAGTACCCAGCAGGAagcatttcatttaatccttacaaaaaCCCGATGGGGGAGCCATTATTATTATACCTATTTCACAGAATAAAACCAAGGCACAGATCACACAGCCAGAAAAGGTGGTTGGAGTTGACTTGAAGTCAATGAGAAGCCATTCTCAAGCCCTGCACCCTACTGCCTCCCAGAGGCGGGTGTGTGCAACTGTGAATGCCAACTGTCCCACTGCACTCACTTCAACACTTATTCCGCAGTCTGGCTTCCCTGCTTCTACCCCTATTTTTTCTGTGAATTCTCCTGAAATCTTCTACATAGGAAAATACTGCAAATAATGGTAAGGAGCTTACACGGTGCTCTATCAGTCTAGTTCTAGAAACCAGAATGTGTTTAATGGAAACCTAAGAAAGATCAGAGAATTTTATCACAGAACTCACACAATGGCAAGAGCAAATGGTAGTGCTCATGTCTCTTACTTACCATAGACTTAAGTCAATGCTGAGTCCTTATAGGAAATAGGGCTAAACATTTTTAGAGGCAGGATCTAGTGCCCAGCATTAAGATTCAAACATTAATGGGAAGGATGAACATAACCACTGATGAAAAGCATGGTCCTAGAAAGACTCCCCTAGAATACCTTACATGCCTACAGATTAAGTCCTTTAGGAATACGATGACCAATGAGAGCATGGCCGAGAGACAAGTTTAATAATGTTCCAATTAGAGGAATTCAAAGACAGTGGATGGTGTGGTAATAAAATCAATGTTCATTTTCATCCGCCCAAAACGTCCACATTTATCAGAAGAGAATGGATTCAGCGGACATTCCAAGAGAAAACAAACTCATGCCCATGATGGATGTGTGATGTGTCCATCCAAGGCTGGGCAGGGGTGCATGGATGGCGGGCCTTTCTCTCCCTAGCAATGTTTCTTTATCAGATAAAAGACTGGGATTCAGGTCATGTTTTCCATCTCCTATATCAGGATAttgttttttcttacttttcctctattttacattttcagaGAGGGGAATGACATTACTTATTCTCTTGAAATCTGGACCCTATAGAGCTGATAGCtcttttattttgcaaaatgatTTTCTCACTTGTCAAATCAAAAGCGAGGTGGAGCTTCGTTCCTGGCGACTGCCCATTTCTCAGTTCATTCATTGCACCTTTAAACCCAAGATGTGAACCTCTGTATTGCTGTCTTGCACCAAAATAATTCAGAACCCAACACTCAACACTCCACCtgaatggtaaaaataaaaactactggAAATGAAGTACCTTCATTTGGTGcttttaggtttatttttgtttattccatTTCATACTTGCAAATTGTAAGcagttttataaaacatttatatacaatGTGCTTTGGTCATTTTGAAGCTGTGAACTAAAATGGCAGGCAGGGTATACATGTCTCACTATCCTGGAACTTAGGCTGGTGGACCAGTTACCCCCATTGTGTTTCCCCAACGTACTGCTGTTGGAGAAATCCTGGTATTACTGTGCAGTGTTCAGCCAGCCATGATGCTTTGATGTTGCTGTTATCATGGGTCCCATGTTGTAGTACAAACTGGTTCAGCTCACAACAATGCTCTCTGACATGTGCCATCAACAAATACGATTGGCTAGGGCAACTGGTATTTATAACATCTTCCCAGAACTCTAccagcagaggcggatttaacagcaggcgtaccagcctgcccaacttctgaagggtcccacaaaaccccaactttacacttttttctaatgtaaggggcccaatatttacttctgcgcccggggcctcaactgaccttaatccgcctctgtctACCAGTGTCACCATACATACAGCGGCATGACGGTGGAACTGCTCGGAGTTGACTGGGGTTCCCCAGGATGTCAAAGGTGCATCAAGTGGTGCACCTGCCACGCACCTAACGGGAGGGCGGCAGGGGCGCTGTGATGAGCACTGAGGCATATCACCCGTGCCCACCTCAGGGAAGATATTAACATCTATCATACACAGCAGGCCAGCCAGACACATCACTGTCATGGATGTGTGACGTGAAACTCAGGGTGCCTTTCATGCCAGTCATGGAACAGTGGTCCTGTGTCCCTCCCTCAGGCAGCAGCAGGAGCGCATAGAACGACGCTCTGATTTGCGTGTTGTGTTTATGGCCTTGGCCGAGATCTCTTTAGGACTGTGTTGTCTGTGGGAAACCCTGCAACACTGGGGCTGCCCACATCATTTAAAAGACACAACACTAACCCCTTTATTGCAATCAGGTAAAAATGAAATTCTGTtcttgcagggttttttttttcttttagccatggTCTTTCTGGAAATTACATTGTCAATATGGAATATCTGTAAAATAGGTTTCCTTTGGAACACTTGCATAACAAAAGGGTGAGAAGTAATTAGTGTGGGTATCTTGTGTGACAGTGATTGCGTGCATATAGTTTATAATTGGAAAGATCGTTCAGGGTTAACAAGGCCGCATGTCACTGTCAACATAAACTTCCTTCATTTGAAATGCACTTACTATTAATTCAATGACTGCATAGGAGAGGGACTCAATAGAGATTGCCGAGTAAAAATCACAGTTATCTTGTTATCTTAGTGTATCATGTCCCAGAACAGCTTGAGAACAACTGTTGGGTTGATAAAACCCGACACATTCTTAACCATAAACTATCAGGGAAACATGCACTCGTATCGTTTCTTCACCATGCAATtcaaatgtgggtttttttggccATTCTTTATTCATCTCAAGAAAGATGTATTTTTTAGCATTTCCTATGTATTTGTGCTACTAGTGATACAGAGATAATTAAGACAGTCTCTCTGCTTAAAGACCTCACAATCTACCAATGAAAAAGCCTTCATAAGTCTAAAACTGTGCACTAATAAAGTACACATGCAGAGACACACTTCGGATGTTGTGAGAGTGAGGAGGTGGTGTGTCCAGCACAACCTGCAGTGGGAACTGGTGAAACACTGAGCAAAGTGAGCAACCAGGGAGAGCTTCCCAGAGGAAGTGACAGATGGGCTAAGGCTGTAATTAGGGTATAACTTCACCACTCCAAGAAGATTGAAAAATACTTTTGTCAGAATAAATAGCACAAAGTATAAACTATAAGTCTCCTGATATTGAATAAGTctgcattatttattatttacatattatttatatacGAGTGAACCATTCATTCTAGTTGTGGTTCTGGGAAAAGAAATGGCAATGAACTGAACTACAGCAATGGTAGGCACAGAGGAGGACAGGTTTGAGACTGAAGTGAGTATAACTGGAAAAACTCAGAGATTGGATGGGGAGGTATGGAAAGAGGTAAGTATCACCATAAGATCTCTGAATCAGCTGTGCCTTTAAGATAGACAGTAAACAGGGAAGTAGAATTTTAAAGAGAATGACGATTACATCTGTTGTGGGAACAGtgagtttggaagtatttctaAGTGCCTGGTGTCCAGCAGGCGAATGGATAGACAGGTGTGCGGGTCTCACAACTGCTGCCCTTGAGGCAGAGATGTGGGTATCATTAGCATACAGGTGACAGAGTAAAACCACAGCCCAGGTAAAACCACCCAGGGGTGGTGTTGTACAGTGAGAAGGACTGAAGACGGGGAGGTGATGGATGGCTTTGGAAGCAGCGTGGAGTTTCAGGCAGGTCGGCAGAGCGCAAGTAACTGGATTTAAGCATCAAGCCATCCCTGACGCTAACGTTAGGAGTGGGGCTAAAAGGCAGACTACTGTTCATTAGAGAATGATGGAGAGGGTAGAAGAGGAGACGGAATGGCTAGATAATGCCAGGTGTAGCGCATCACCAGCGCATCCAAGAGAATCAGAAGGACACAGAAGGGCGAGAGCCGGTGCAGGAGTGCCCTGTGCTGCAGCGCCGGTGGGCTAGCAGCAGAGGTGCTGGACTTGCACAGGGAAGTGGTTATGATCCCCGCAAGGATTTTCTAAGACCAACTAGGTGAGACCAAGCGGGCTGTTGGATGCCCAATGAGATGAAAACATAGATTCCCTATAGGCAACCTCAGGGGCGTGTTAACGTTTGCTCTCCATCATAAGGATTGATAGTGAAAATGCACTCTACGTGGAGCATGACATGTCACAACACACCAGCCGGCTGTGCGAAAAACATTAAATACATAAATCAGCGTTCACAACAACTGTGCCAGGCAGGCAGTCCAGGGACAGGAATCGGCGCATGGCTTGGAGACACTGGCACTGATGGGTCTGCTACCAGCGCAGCACGTTTGTGATTCATTACGAGGTAACACTGAAAGCCAATTAGACTCAGCATTTCAGAGGCGTGGATATGATAATTTGATAATGTACACATCTGTCCTGTTTATCAGTCAAGAAGCCCAATGTTATTTCATAAATACAATGTAATAGGATTTCAGAGTCGGTATAGTTATCAATCAGTTTTTTTAAGTGTTCATTTGTACCAATTAATATATAGTGAATATTTCCAAATCTGCATTTTATATACAGAATGCTCAATTTCCATTTTCATGGTGGAATGTATAGTTAATATGTATCTGAGAATTAAGAAACAATCACTCACTTTTTTGTCCATTCAAAAATTCATGATATATTATGAAGAGTCATGGTTCTATGAATAAAGCCCAAGATGTGCCGTGGAGATACAAAGATGAAAAGGACATGTTCCCTACTATCTTACGATCTGTTGGGAAAACACTCCAAAAAAAATGATTACACAGTTATAAAATGCTAAAATGGAGCAAATAATTGTGGGAGCTTAAAGGAGGGACATGAGATGATAAACAAATACGACTAAAAGGGGTTGGGTGGGGCAAAGAAATTTATGTTGCCTCTGCAAGTCTCAGTGTAGTGGACGCGTGTTAACTttgccctcctcccagccccagcaTGAATACAGGCCATTCTCAGCCATGGACAGCTCCAGGAACCAACCCTGACTGGTTTAAGTATAATCTGCACTCACAAAGATTGGTTCAGGAATGGACGCTCTAAGGCCAAGAGCTGCCGCTTTCGAggtcatgcaggttctcattggatttaggcagatggtaaagtaacagtggagctaaaaaatggtgggccattccgtttattaaagtctcgcactggcagatgagcaaacacaccAGGAAGACCACTtctctctcattcagagctcccaaagccctgacacgttCTCCGGAATggggagaatcttctccggtttctcctaggatcaaaggccccaccagtctcaggggagctcgcaaagcccctcagctctggttccctatctgcacaccatctctctctgcaaaactgacttcttcttcagcactctgcattctctctgctctctctgcaaaactgcctgggcccacaaagaccccctcctccagcaaaccttagcaaaacaatggcccctcctaagcaggaaggcaatccacaatttgcaatcaactgccctgctctgagggcaagcacacaagtggctgcccagcgccattttttttaaatgaaagtaagcaaactcaaaaaatacaaattttacaaactcatttgccctacAGACACATTGGGGAAATGGATGTTAGGACTTCCAGGGGGAAAAATAGGCTTCCTGCCCAGGAGCTTCATGGCAAGGCTTCCTTTTTAGCTGGACAAGGATTAGAAAGGATGAGGCTCTTAGAATTTCTTGCAGCCATGTTTCACCCATGAGCAaagaacctgcctgaccagggcgTTAGCACTGCAGAAGCATAGCTGAAAATTGGAGACCGAACACTCATCCatatttcacctaaaaaaaatactcCTCCTAGATGACTTTATCTTCTACGTGGTCTGGTCCATTTCATTTCTGTAAAGTGCTGTCCCCaccctttaaattaattttatgatcTATTAACAGGTTCTTatgatcaatttttaaaacagtgcACTCAGTCTGAACTTGTAGGCTCATTCCCTTTTATTTGAGAATTTGGTTTGgcaacacacacatgcaccctgatttatGGAGAATTCCCTTTTCTAATTGCAGTTCCTTGCTTTGGGTGACCTCATGTTTTTGGTCCCACCTTTCAATATCTTCCTATAGGAGCTCTCCTTAGCCTTCCAGCTTCTAAACTTATTATTCCAACACAAAGGAAACAGATTCGCAAAATATGATTCCAATATATTTCCGGTAATTCACTATCAGATTTATAATGGGCCAATAGGATTGTTTCAATCAGTGCCtactaaaaaaatgcaaatatgacGACAGGGTCGCTGGGTAGTGCAGATCTCTGGTGGCTTAGCTATCCTGCACAACGTAAATATCTACCCTTGTCCTCCttctttaaaagcaaacccctaCAAAAGGGCTACTACTCTTCAACCCTCTTTGTCCTGAAACCTAGGCTGAGAATGGGGGGCAGAGAGGTGTAAATTTAATTCTAACACCTGAGACTACCTCCTGGGCTCCTGCTAATTTTCTCCACTTCAATTTCTGGGGCTGTCAGGATAGctttcctctttcccctctccttagTGTCTGGTTGCACTCTGGGCCCTCCCACGTTGTCCCTAGCACCTGTTACCTTGGCGTGCATACTCAGGACATTAAAAAACCTGGGCACTCTGTTCACTTTCTGGCACCTTGACCGTTGTGGCGGTCATGCTCAAGATGCACTTTTTGACTCAGAACGAAAACGTAAAAGAATTCAGGCCGGGAGGCTGGAGGCGGCGTTCTTCGGGTCCAGCGTGGGGCCGAAGCATACTCAAATGCACACAGGGTCTGAGTCAACTCCGCTGAGGACGCAGCGGGGGCGGGGCTTACGCTGCCGGCGGGGGTGGGGCCGCTCGGCCCGCGGCGGCCATGGCGGCCAGGCGGGTCCCCGCGCTGGTGGGCGCGGTTCTCGGGGGACGGCCTTACGCCGCCCGGCCGCTAAGGCCTATCTGGGTCGTAGCAGGGTTCCGCCAGCCCCCCAGCATCAGCCTCTGCTCCGCTGCGGAGGACGGCGGCGGCGCCGGGCCGCGACCGCAGGACAGGTCAGCGGGAGCGGATCGGCGCCCGGCAGGCGAAGCATTTACCGCGACGGAGCGACTGATCGTGGATCTGCACGCAGCCGCCTGCGCGGTGAGGCCCCGCCCCGTGTCCCACTTCGCCAGTGCGCCTGCGCAATAAGACCGCTGCTGCCCGCCCTACCCCTGCCCCACCTTGCTCCTCCGGAGTCCGTGCGCCTGCGCGATGAGCCTCCTTCTTCCAGGCCTAGGGAACCCTAGGATCCGAGCGCCCGCGCGTCTCAGGCAGGAGAGAGGTTATGGGACCGTGGCCCGTCCGGCCTATGGCTTCTGACGACGTGCACATTTCCAGCCAGGACCATTTCTATGGAAAAGTGACCCCAGTTTCCGATACTGGGCTGAGAGTGTATGACTGTCTGTCCTGAGTATGAGTGGGATTCGTTTCTGATCAGTGTACGAGCTAAACTCCGGCAGAATAGGACCcatcacgtgtgtgtgtgtgtgtgtgtgtgtgtgtgttgggggacgGGTGTGAAGGAGTCGATGGAGGTGATAGAGGAGCTGGAAagtcacaggaaaaaaaacacaggtaGGGTGTTTATCTGTGTGATCAATTAAACACCCTACTATCCAATGATTTCTAtcatgaaaaatacaacataaactCATTTTTAACTTACATTAATTATTGCTACCATCCTTCTGTCCCTTCCCTGCACTCTCACGGAGCACAGTTTCAAAGGAAACTGTGGTTGGGCATTTACATCTTCTCTAGATAATCCTGAGCcctgttttcttctgtttagGGGATTTGGCCGTTGCTTTTTGTCACCATTATCAAAACTTAGCGTCTCCCCTTACACTTTCTGACACCTCAGATCCATGAGTTTAAAGATAGTGTGTTTATATACATGGTTTTTTAATCTCCGAGTGAGCAAGTGAGTTTTATCATAAAGATACATAGATGATATGAATGTAACCTATTTAATACACATGTGCGGCCAGTACCTGACAGCACTGGTGTTGTCTGACATGACATGAGCCAAAGAAGTAGAGAGGAAAACCTTGGAAGTTGCCTAAAGTGGACTTTTTCCTACTGACCATCAGTAGGCCCTGAGAATCCTACCTGACTCCTTCAAGTATTGAAACGTCTACATAAAGAGTcatcagggcctgacctgtggtggcgcagtgggataaagcattgacctggaacactgaggttgcctggtcaaggcacatatgggagttgatgcttcctgctcctcccccttctctctctctctctctctctctcttattcctttctctctaaatatcaataaataaaatttaaaaaaaatcttttaaaaaaaagagtcatcaGGAAACAACTGCTGGCTTTGGATCATTCTGGTTTcaactgtttttaaaagaatgtgtaaCTGCTTCTCACACTTCACCATATATAAATATGGTAAATatgaacaaaacattttattcatttcagagcaAATATCAGTGGCATGTGAGGACAGGTCCAATCAGcctgggaaaggagagaagcattTCCCCACTCAGTGTCCACACTCCAGGGCCCTCATCACGGGCTGATTGTAACAAGCtggttgtctttcttcttccagaAATAGAAGCCTCTCCCTCACAGTGGTCCTGCATAGAATCCCCTTCCTCACAGTAGCCCTGCATCTGCAGCTCAAGGCAGGtggctctcttcccttcctccctgggCTCATCGGCCTCCCTGAGCATATTGCTCTGGCTAACCTGTCACCACTGCGGTTTCATCTTTGCTGTCCCCATTACCTGAGGCTCATCCACTAATGACAAATTAAGTTTGTACGAGCATCCACCAAGCTCAAAGTTCCTCGGCCCGCAAGAAAGTGGGCAGGCCAGGAGCAATCCAGTAGCTTTCCAGGTTGCCAAATAATGGCCCTCTGAAGATTCAAAAGTTACAAAGAGTGGAGAGAAGGCTGCTGCCGGAGTATCtggtgtttctttgttttccttctaaATCTTCAAAAGTAGGCTTGTAAATAAAGAAGTGAGGTCTTGCCAGTTGGTCATTCTCAAGTAGTGTTTTGTGTCCCTGGGTTCCTGCCGTTGGCTTCCGTGGTCCCAGAGGGTTGGGAGGCCCCCAAGATGGGCCGTGAGACTTGCTCGCTGGGTTCCTGCTGCCCTGGGCTGTCTTTGCTGGGATGCCTTGGAGGAGATGAAAACTTGAACTCTCTTTGTCCTTCTGTTCCATGCTTGATTCATGAAGCATGCTGGTTGAAACCTCAGCCAGAATAAAACATTCAGCCATGGGAAGATGCTCCGAAGAAGTAGTTTGTGGCACCTACAGAAACAAGTTTTGTGTGTTTGGGC of Saccopteryx bilineata isolate mSacBil1 chromosome 1, mSacBil1_pri_phased_curated, whole genome shotgun sequence contains these proteins:
- the C1H1orf53 gene encoding uncharacterized protein C1orf53 homolog, which codes for MAARRVPALVGAVLGGRPYAARPLRPIWVVAGFRQPPSISLCSAAEDGGGAGPRPQDRSAGADRRPAGEAFTATERLIVDLHAAACAAGHLNYMDPTTGYVVLTRVAHLQRGKCCGSACRHCPYGQVNVKDPAKKKRFNSYFYV